The sequence ccccaggaatgaaagcacagagtattaaccactggaccaccagggaattcccacagatggaataaaaatataatgctggttgaaaaaaagagtaaaaaaaaacaaaaacaaatgacactaccatttaaattaaaagcataccaagggacttccgtggtggtccaatgggtaagactctgtgctcccaattcagggggcctgggtccgatccctggtcagggaactagatcctgcatgcatgctgcaactaaagagttCGCATGCCCCAaccaagaagtctgcatgctgcaactaagatcctgtatgccacaactaagacccagcacagcctaaataaatacatttttaaaaaagcatacacAAAAATGCACATTTTATATGAAATCACACCAAGAGATAACATTAAACCCAATAAAATAGTTAACGGTGGGAGGAAGAGAATGATAGTTGGGTGcaggaataaaagaataaataaaatgagaggcTTTGCATAGAACAACCATGACGATGTGTCACGAACTGTGAAATATGATCAGAGCGCAGACACCTTGAGAGGTAAATAAGTACCTCTAATTTTTGCATGGGGGCTCAGATTATCAGAGGGCTAAGACTAGCACATGTGTGGACAATGTGAAATCTCTTCACGTCCATCCTGGGCATAGAAGTCTGGATATGGCAAAAGCCAGACAAGTCCATTTTGTGGATGCATGCCATACTGTACTCCAAAAGTTAAATCTAGTCTGTGTTTGGGGTGCTCACCCTTAGCAGGCTGGACAAGTCCATTCTATGGATGACATATTTAGAGTCTCTGAGGGAAAACTAACCCATTCTTCCTTGATGGGGAGTTCAGAAACGAAAAGTCTGTCAAATCCATTCATTGTAAAAGTAGCTCAGACACTCAGAAGGCTGAACAAGAACAAACTGTGGGGAGTGGGCTCAGACACTCTTTGCTTTGGATAAGTCCATTATGTTTTGTGAAAGTCCTTTCTGTGGATCAAGGGTTCAGCAACTCTGAGTGACAGCAAATAATCGTTCTGTTGGATTGGGATTTACTCCTTCTGAAGATTGAAGCATCCTCTTCTGTAGAAGGCACCTCAGGTGGTCCAATGGTAGGGAATTCGAGAAACTGGCTTCAGGAGGCTGTCAGATAAGGATGAGGGCTGAAGTTATAAATGAGAAGGAACGATGCCAGGGAAAAGGGTCCCATAACAAGTGGCTAGATGTtgggcacagagaaggaaacgtAGGGGTCAGGGTCAGGGACTAAGAAACAAAGGGTCTGATGTTAAGGACTGTGAAGGGCGATGACGTCAGGGACAGTGGGGAGATAAAACATCGAGGCCTCGAGAGGTATGAGGTTGGAGGACTAGAAGGTGACAGAAGTTATCAGAGGACGGTAATTATGTCCTCAGGGACCTAGAGGAAGACGTCAAAACCAATGGGGGAGACGACGTCAAAGATGGTGAGGGTGATGTCCGGGACGGAAATGGGTGTGACAGGAAAAACGCTCGTGCGTGTAAGGGATGAAGACGGCTGGGGCCAGTGGAAAGACGCTGATGCCAGGCGGAAACAACTACACAAGCCACGCCTCCATTTCCGGAAGCGTACTGAGCGCATCGATCCCTTTGCATCGCcgtcccttcctcccaccccgccccctcacTGGCGTCAGCCAATGAGCGCGCACGCCGGCACGCGTGACGGACGACCCGTGACGTACCGCTACGTACGCTTTATCAGGAGTCTTCCCGCGCGGCGCCCTTCCCAGTCTCTCGGCTTCTTGGCGGTAGCTGTGTCGTCGGCCTTTTACTTAATTTCCAGGTAAGCAGCATGTTTTGCGGAGCAACCGCTTCTCGCCCCACTGACGTGTGCCACGCCGGGCAAGAGCGAGGTGCGCGAGTGGGGAGAGTACCGGCTTTTGACACGTAGGCTTGGGCTTCTCCGGGGCGAGTGGGTCCCGTGTTCGGAGGTGACACTTTGTTTGGTGTGAGGTTGGCGCGCTCTATCTAATTGCGAGGAATGCCGGGAGGGCTGGCGGCGTGGCTGGTGGCAGTGACCGCGCGACAGCGGaggcctgggtgggggtgggggggttttCTTACGTTACCGCCGCCATCTTGTTTTGCGGGTGAGGAGGGAGCGCAAGGGTGTTCTGGGCATGCGCGGCCGCACAAAATGACGGGCGCGGTGGCGGGGGATGTTGTGGGCATGCGCGAAGGCGGCCCCCAAATGGCTACCTCGCTGAGTTCGCCCCGTAGATTCCCGCCGGTTTGGCCTTTCTGTGTTTCTCCATAGTTACcccttattttgttccttttgtctcttctgtgttttctcttctctttatcttttctcatttctccaaTCTCTTTCTCCCAACTACGCTGCTTCTTCTACTCTTTTCCATATTCTCTCCACAGGACTTGAATTTACCGCCATGTCCTCTGAAGAAGGGAAGCTCTTCGTGGGAGGGCTCAACTTCAACACTGATGAGCAGGCTCTGGAAGACCACTTCAGCAGCTTCGGACCTATTTCTGAGGGTGAGACATGGGCCAGACACGTGATGGGGGGGTGTGGAAGGAAGTTTGGGGCCCATGCATTTCAGGAAACGGGAGAAAAGGGTCAGGACCCCAGGCCTTTACATTACTCCTCCTGCTTTTGTTCCTAGGTATAAGACTGAGAACTCGATAACTTTCCATTCAGGATTGGTGGGAGGAGGGTCCAACACCCTTTGCCACTTGTCCTCttacctctctcccctctcccttttccaGTGGTTGTTGTCAAGGACCGGGACACTCAGCGATCCCGGGGTTTTGGCTTCATCACCTTCACCAATCCAGAGCATGCCTCAGATGCCATGAGAGCCATGAATGGAGAGGTGAGGCCGCCTACCTGCATAGGGGCCCTGCTCCTATCTGTCACTTCGaccattctttctgtttttccctctgtgtctgcTAGGGGCAGCGCGGCCACCAAGCTCCGCAGTGCCCACTCACAGGAGCGTGACTGCCTTCTGTTCTAGGGGGTGGAGGGCAGCGGCAGACAGAGCCGGGCTGCCTGGGAGGCGACGACTGGTCCTGCATGAGGCCGAGAAGCCACCTGTGGATGGTTGACCTGCTCTGGGCTTAGGTAGTAGAGTCTGCAGACCTGCGGGCCTGGCCCGGAGAGGACCTCGTGAGTCTTCTGGGATGGACTCTGAAGCCTCAAACCAAGAGAGGTGTCTATCTAGCCCTAATAGTCGGGCAGCTtagaggagtggggaggagaacTCAACCTGAGTTCAGTCAAGATGTAAGTAGTAGCAGGGGGAACACGGTGGATTCAGGTCATTTTGTGGGATTCTGTAGCTCCTGATAAAGCCATTCTGGTCAAAGGAGCTTGTTCTGGAATGTGGTACCCAGAACCTGGTGCCCAGCAGGAATTTCTGGGCTCTTTTGCCCACCTGCCCAGCCCGCTCTTACCTCATCCCTGCTCTGTTTGACCACCAACCCATCCATCCTCCTTGTGTCTCCCCACACCTAGTCTCTGGACGGTCGTCAGATCCGTGTGGACCACGCGGGCAAGTCGGCCCGGGGAACAAGAGGGGGTGCCTTTGGGGCCTATGGGCGTGGTCGCAGCTACTCTAGAGGTAAGTGCAGTGGTAAGTTTGATAATGGGATATGGAGGAGAGTTGCCTGTTAGCCTATGTCTGGACAATTGtcacttgaatattttttatcTGCTGTAGGTGGTGGGGACCAGGGCTATGGAAGTGGCAGGTATGATAGCCGACCTGGAGGATATGGATATGGATATGGAAGGTCCAGAGACTATGGCGGCAGGTGGGTAGCCAAGGGGTTGGGGTACTCTGGTGgtgctcttccctctccccaagaTCTCAGCTCGGCTGCCTGAGTATTCATACATTTCTTACTGTGGTGCTATACTAGTGTTTGTTTTTACACATTATAATGAAACTACAAAATAAGTGTGAAACGATAATTTGGGTTAAATATAACAATAAGATATTAGGTCATATAATTGCAGTGTGCAGTAGATAGTGACACACGTTTATTGTACTGTCTTGGTTAATTGTGTGTATTCTATTAATGTTTAACATGGTTTAAAATGCTGTACGTAAGTTATACATAATGTGATTATTTGATGTTTACTTGGTGTTCACGTTTAACATCTCATTTTACACGTTAAAGTTTATATTATAGTACATAAAAATGTGACAGGATTTGTAAGTATACATGGTTTTTAGTATTATCAGAAGGTGTATATAAGATGTTCCTGTGATACTATGTGTTTTTTCCCAGAAGCCAGGGTGGTTATGACCGCTACTCAGGAGGAAATTACAGGGATAATTATGACAACTGAGATGAGGCATGCACACCTAATGTAGGTGAGGCTTCTGTGTTGCCACCGAGCAGACTTCTATGTACCAGTCCTGTCCCTCTCACTTTTCTCCTGCCTATGCATACCTCAACAAGCCCACCTGGCACCATTCCTAGGCCTCCCTTGCTCTCAGGTGCCTGTTAAAGGCTAGTCTGctttggcggggggtgggggggggtgggggtgttcAAACCTGTCTTGTCTATAATCATCTACTCCTATTGAGCATGGAAGAGGTGGAGGGGTGTCCCTGTTGTCTAGCCTTTCAGCATCCTCATCAGCCCTGGGAAGTGAGCATGTTGGCCTATTCCCAACATCACAATTCTCCCCCTTCTTACTGTTCTCAGATACACAAGGAATAAAACTTCTTCTGATCCAGGACCATCCCTCCATATGGCTGTATTTATAAAGATTTTTGGAGCTGCACTGAAACATCTGTTTTAGTTACGTCAACTTCTTTTTTTGAGTAGAGCTCCCAAGGTAGCTTGTTAAAGACCTTTCAGAAAGTTCCGTgtgtttttttgttaaatttttctcccatttaaagaCAAATTCTGAGACATTTGTGGAGTCtggatatattttcctttttttttttttaccagttttttaGTTCAGGCTCTCAGGAATGTTGGTTCTGGCAAAAAAATGTTTGgccagactgatttttttttttaataatgtgcATTTAGGAACATTTTGAACACAATGTTTAATTATGATTAGGAAGCAATCTCTGTAACTATAAGAAACGAAGAACATGATTACTTAGAGGTGTTTTTTACTCCAGATCTCTGCCTTGATTATAtagaagtttcttaaaaatatttgtgtcattttttttaatactggaagaaaaaaatattctgttgtgtttcaTGTAGTGTTTAGGATGTCTTTCAACGAGTtgattaaaaagatgaaaacaaatcgATATTGATAGTGCTTTTTCCTTACTCAAATTAAGGTATAGAGGcttattacaaattaaaaatagaagaagtTCAAGAGGGAGACTGAGAAGAGGATTTAGTtagggggtgggcagggactgCCGAAGGGGTAGAGACCTTGAGTTCAAAGTTTGGTTGAGTTTGGGATTGGTTTTGGTATACATAAGGCTTGTGGGAAGGGTGGGGAGTCCAGGTGAAATCCCCTCATGGCTGGAATTGGGTTTCCTGAGATGGTCTCTTGGTCCTGTTGTGATCATCTCGGTGTCACCTTTGGAATgactgcttgggtttgaatctccCTGTCTTTGAGCATCAGGTAGGTGCCCTTCTCACAAGATTGTTCTGAGAATGTAGGCTAAATCCTGCTGTAAACAGTGGTGCCAGCTCCTCCTCCTGAaatactgggggtgggggcaggtatAGTAAACTCACCTTGGTGTGAGGGACACAGGAGAATCCTGGTTTGAAAACAGGGTTCTAGGAGCACAGCCTCTGGCTTCTGAttccaggattcaaatccaggctctgctgCTTTCCACTTATTTGACCTTCGGTGGGTCATTTAACATGTCTTTCAGCCTCATGGACAATTTACATTTtctgttgggggggggggtcaagtGCATTTAATAAGCATGTTTATAGCTGTTAAAAACAGTTGGCAAAGGCATCAACCACAGGCGTTCAGTCTTCCATGGTGGTGTGAGGGTCTTCAGTGGTAAAGTGGTAGTTCCTCAGTTTTAACTCCCTTTAGTCATGGTTCTGGTGCCTGCATTGGAGTCCCATGGGCTCTGTCTCTCTTTAGAGTTTCTGATCAGTTATGTCCATTGCTTCTAATTGGCAGATACTGAGCCAAGTACCACCAGATTGTAAGTTTCAGGACATCCTAAACTGccttattcactcattcatgggGCAGGTGTTAATGGACTGATAGTGTactccccaatgtgatggtattaggagatgaggCCTTTGTGGGGAGttattagggttagatgaggtcatgaaggctCCACtgtcatgatgggattagtgcccttataatagTCACTAAGAAAGCTTGCTTCAGTCTCCTGCTCTCCGCCATGTGAGGATGCAACAAGAAGTTGGCAGTCTGCAATCTAGAAAGTTCTCCCCCAGGAGAGCTTGgacatgctggcaccctgatctagGACTCCAGCCTCGAGAAGTACGGGAGATTtctgtttataaaccacccagtgtATGGTGCTGTTAAATGGCAACCAGAGCTGATAGGTTACGTGGGTCCCTGTATTGTGAGAGTTCCAGTATTGATGGCCTGTGCCTCCCAGCTAGTTGAGACAGGCCCCAGGACCATTCCTCCCATCCAGTCATGAATTTGTTTTGCCAGGTGGATGGAGACGAGAACTTCAGAGACCTGCCTGGACTGCTGATCCAGGCCCAGGTAAAGGGACATTGTGGCTACTCCTTACTGGTTGAGTACTCAGTCTAAGGCATTCTGTGCTGGGCCTCCAGGGAGTTAAGGCTGTGGGATCTGGCAGGACCACCACTGTTACTGTCTAGGGCGGGGGGCACCTCTGCATCCTACCTCTCAGGAAGTAAAATGTCCGTCTCACAATGTGGCCTGAGACAGGATCCCATAATCACAAAGTTCTGCAACAAAATGATCCCCCAAGTGACATCAACAAAAACCATAAACGTCCTTTCAGAAGGTGCTGTTTAGTAATCCAGCCTTCGGAGGCCCAGTCTCTTGTTTACCTGCTCTAAGGAAGGGGCCTAGAAGACACAGTTTTCTTTGGCACATACTCAGCAATACAATTTCTGGACTTGAGATTGAAAACCCTTATTAAAAGCTTCTTAGTCCTCTTCACTTTGACCAGCATCTCACTAGTGTGCATGTTTCCCGAGAACCCACTGAGACCACAAGCACATTCAAAGGTTCTTTGAGAACCTGTGTCCCAAAGCCTGTGAAGACCAGACTCCTGGCCTACAGGTATTTGTATTTATCTTGCCTACCCCCCACCAAACTTGATACGAACATCTCACAGACCCTGCTTCCTAGCTTAGTTTTTTTATCTGCCTCAGGTTCAAcgtgcaaaatgggaataatagtgcCACCTCACAGAGCGGTACTGGAGGTGACATTTAGAACAAGGTAGGTCTGTGATGCTACCCCCAAACCTTGCCCTACATTCTGTTTTGAGGGATGTAAACTttcaaaaagctttttaaaataagttgctGTAAATACTTAGGTATGTAAGAAAGCATATCGGGTAACAGTGGGCAGTGTTCCTTCCACTCCTGCTTTTGGAGACAAAGCATGCCACAGTTCCTGCCTAGCTGCATTCCTCTTCCACCTCTCACCCCACTCCAGGCTAGCATGATCCCTTATAATTCGAAGTGCACAGATATCTGCAAAactaaaagtcattttatttcaaattcagtGACAAGACCTGAAGCTTttcataatctttatttttcccacttaGTGTGAATATGTATGCAATACACTGCAGAAGTATTAGTGTTAGGTTATGGAGAACTGCCCTGGAGTCTATGGGACATGGGTTCTAACATAACCAGTGAAGGCACAAAGAAACCTAAGGCTTCTAAGTTGTTGAAAACAATCTGTGGCATTGTTCTGCGTAAACATTTCTAATATGCTGTTCTAAATTCAGTTTTAAGCTTCCTTCAAGTAAAATTCAGAAAGTTTTCTTTACTCTGTCTACTTAATAGTCATTCAAGCACAGTACTTGTGGTCTCCATTTTAAACTTTGACTGCAATCCTTAGTAagaagtacatttttttaaattgggatacAGTCTACCCATTTGTCTATTTAAGTGGAAGAAAGGTTTAATGAATTAAATGTGCAAAATGCCCTGATGTTTTCTAGTTATATTTTTGTTAACAAAAACAGTTGGCTCCAAACCACTGAAATGCTTATGGAGCCTGCAGTTTAGAAAATGCAGTGTGTTTATTATAATTGTTGAACCTGGGTGATAGGTACATGGAAGTATATTAAATCACTACTATTGTAAGTTTGAgactttccataataaaaagttcaaaagaaaACTGTTAGGGGTGTGGTTTGTTAGACCTTTGCGTTGGCATGGGAAGTGGATGGCTGTCAGCTATTTTTGGCTGGCTTGCCCCTGTTCCCCAAAGCCTTCTCCATTGTTACAGGAATCTCTATTCC is a genomic window of Phocoena sinus isolate mPhoSin1 chromosome X, mPhoSin1.pri, whole genome shotgun sequence containing:
- the RBM3 gene encoding RNA-binding protein 3 isoform X1, whose translation is MSSEEGKLFVGGLNFNTDEQALEDHFSSFGPISEVVVVKDRDTQRSRGFGFITFTNPEHASDAMRAMNGESLDGRQIRVDHAGKSARGTRGGAFGAYGRGRSYSRGGGDQGYGSGRYDSRPGGYGYGYGRSRDYGGRWVAKGLGYSGGALPSPQDLSSAA
- the RBM3 gene encoding RNA-binding protein 3 isoform X3, which codes for MSSEEGKLFVGGLNFNTDEQALEDHFSSFGPISEVVVVKDRDTQRSRGFGFITFTNPEHASDAMRAMNGESLDGRQIRVDHAGKSARGTRGGAFGAYGRGRSYSRGGGDQGYGSGRYDSRPGGYGYGYGRSRDYGGSQGGYDRYSGGNYRDNYDN
- the RBM3 gene encoding RNA-binding protein 3 isoform X2, with amino-acid sequence MSSEEGKLFVGGLNFNTDEQALEDHFSSFGPISEVVVVKDRDTQRSRGFGFITFTNPEHASDAMRAMNGESLDGRQIRVDHAGKSARGTRGGAFGAYGRGRSYSRGGGDQGYGSGRYDSRPGGYGYGYGRSRDYGGRSQGGYDRYSGGNYRDNYDN